The Rhodopseudomonas palustris genome window below encodes:
- a CDS encoding methyl-accepting chemotaxis protein, translating to MKLSNLRITPKIGILVGVALLGLCAAGAYAGVMMRKELLDARIEQAKSIAESARSMAIGLQKQIDAGELTRDAALAEFTRRANTLTYDNGNGYLFAYTNEGVTLASPDKKALGTNRIGTPTGDRYLVRELRDGVLAKGHVLLNYEFRKPGSEELIRKMSYAVEIPGWNAFVGTGAYVDDIDAKVKPVVWMLGLGILCIGAVSSLIAWLIGRSITKPLGELGARMKSLASGELEAPIPGIARGDEVGEMANTVQVFKDNALRIRGLEQQEAEVKQRAAAERATLMQQIADDFERSVNGVVRSVAGATAELQTTAQSMTTTASDASSRAAAVGSASDTASSMVGTVASASEELSASVAEISRQVQQSREIASKAVGDAERTNETVKLLSIGAEKIGEVVQLIHSIASQTNLLALNATIEAARAGESGRGFAVVASEVKALASQTAKATEEISSQVSAMQSSTATAVESINHITSTIGEMNNITMAISSAVEQQGSATREIARNIQSVAAGSSEISDHIGGVNAAASATGRAAAQVLSHARGLDGQSGALQSAVDDFLGKVRAA from the coding sequence GTGAAACTCAGCAACCTTCGTATTACGCCCAAGATCGGCATTCTGGTGGGTGTCGCTCTGCTCGGCCTGTGCGCGGCCGGTGCCTATGCCGGCGTGATGATGCGCAAGGAATTGCTCGACGCGCGGATCGAACAGGCGAAGTCGATCGCCGAATCGGCGCGCAGCATGGCGATCGGGCTGCAGAAGCAGATCGACGCCGGCGAACTCACCCGCGATGCCGCGCTCGCCGAATTCACCCGCCGGGCCAACACCCTCACCTACGACAACGGCAACGGCTATCTGTTCGCCTACACCAATGAAGGTGTGACTCTGGCGTCGCCGGACAAGAAGGCGCTCGGCACCAATCGCATCGGGACGCCGACCGGTGACCGCTATCTGGTTCGCGAACTGCGCGACGGCGTGCTGGCGAAGGGCCACGTGCTGCTCAACTACGAATTCCGCAAGCCGGGCTCCGAGGAGCTGATCCGCAAGATGTCCTATGCGGTCGAGATCCCCGGCTGGAACGCCTTCGTCGGCACCGGTGCCTATGTCGACGACATCGACGCCAAGGTGAAGCCGGTGGTGTGGATGCTCGGGCTCGGCATCCTGTGCATCGGCGCGGTCTCGTCGCTGATCGCCTGGCTGATCGGCCGCAGCATCACCAAACCGCTCGGCGAACTCGGTGCGCGGATGAAGTCGCTCGCCTCCGGCGAACTCGAAGCGCCGATCCCCGGGATCGCGCGCGGCGACGAGGTCGGCGAGATGGCGAACACCGTTCAGGTGTTCAAGGACAATGCGCTGCGGATTCGCGGGCTCGAACAGCAGGAGGCCGAAGTCAAGCAGCGCGCCGCTGCCGAGCGCGCGACGCTGATGCAGCAGATCGCCGACGACTTCGAGCGCAGCGTCAATGGCGTGGTGCGCAGCGTGGCGGGAGCGACCGCCGAGTTGCAGACGACGGCGCAGTCGATGACCACGACGGCGTCGGACGCCAGCTCGCGCGCCGCCGCGGTCGGCTCCGCATCGGATACGGCGTCGAGCATGGTCGGCACCGTCGCGTCCGCCTCCGAAGAGCTGTCGGCGTCGGTGGCCGAAATCTCTCGTCAGGTGCAGCAGTCGCGCGAGATCGCCAGCAAGGCGGTCGGCGACGCCGAGCGCACCAACGAGACCGTCAAGCTGCTGTCGATCGGCGCCGAGAAGATCGGCGAGGTGGTGCAACTGATTCACTCGATCGCCTCGCAGACCAACCTCTTGGCGCTCAACGCCACCATCGAGGCGGCGCGCGCCGGCGAATCCGGCCGCGGCTTCGCGGTGGTCGCTTCCGAGGTGAAGGCGCTGGCGAGCCAGACCGCGAAGGCGACCGAGGAGATTTCGTCCCAGGTCTCCGCGATGCAGTCCTCGACCGCGACCGCGGTGGAGTCGATCAATCACATCACCTCGACGATCGGCGAGATGAACAACATCACCATGGCGATCTCCTCCGCCGTGGAGCAGCAGGGCTCGGCGACGCGCGAGATCGCCCGCAACATCCAGTCGGTCGCGGCCGGGTCGAGCGAGATCAGCGATCACATCGGCGGCGTCAACGCTGCGGCCTCGGCCACCGGAAGGGCCGCCGCGCAGGTGCTGTCTCACGCCCGCGGCCTCGACGGCCAGTCCGGCGCGCTGCAATCGGCGGTCGACGACTTCCTGGGCAAGGTCCGCGCGGCGTAG
- a CDS encoding glutathione S-transferase family protein — MRIYGDLNSGNCLKVKWVCDALALPYEWIAVDTRKAETRTPEFLALNPAGQVPVVVLDDGRPLAQSNAIIRYLGRDSDFAPRDPYLAAKMDEWLFWEQYSHEPYIAVCRYQMLYLGKPASARDPARVERGHAALALMDSHLAASPFLVGDRCSLADVALLAYTRVAPEGGFALDDYPAVRRWIAAAERALGLPAVPV; from the coding sequence ATCAGGATCTACGGCGACCTCAATTCCGGCAATTGCCTGAAGGTGAAGTGGGTGTGCGATGCGCTGGCGTTGCCCTACGAATGGATCGCCGTCGACACGCGGAAGGCCGAGACACGGACGCCGGAATTCCTCGCGCTCAATCCGGCCGGGCAGGTGCCTGTGGTGGTTCTCGACGACGGCCGGCCGCTGGCGCAGTCCAACGCCATCATCCGCTATCTCGGCCGCGACAGCGATTTTGCACCGCGCGACCCCTATCTCGCCGCCAAGATGGACGAGTGGCTGTTCTGGGAGCAGTACAGCCACGAGCCCTACATCGCGGTGTGCCGCTATCAGATGCTGTATCTCGGCAAGCCGGCCTCCGCGCGCGATCCGGCTCGCGTCGAACGCGGCCATGCCGCGCTGGCGCTGATGGACAGCCATCTCGCGGCCTCGCCGTTTCTGGTCGGCGATCGGTGCTCGCTCGCCGACGTCGCGCTGCTGGCCTATACGCGCGTCGCGCCGGAGGGTGGCTTCGCGCTGGACGACTATCCCGCGGTGCGGCGCTGGATCGCCGCAGCCGAACGTGCGCTCGGCCTGCCGGCGGTGCCCGTCTGA
- the serA gene encoding phosphoglycerate dehydrogenase: MTAPKVLISDALSEAAVQIFKDRGIDVDFQPALGKDKDKLAEIIGNYDGLAIRSATKATAKILEKATRLKVIGRAGIGVDNVEIPAATAKGVIVMNTPFGNSITTAEHAITMMLALAREIPAADASTQAGKWEKNRFMGVEITAKTLGVIGCGNIGSIAADRALGLKMKVIAFDPFLSPERAKDIGVEKVELEELFKRADFITLHTPLTDKTKNIIDAAAIAKMKKGVRIINCARGGLVDEQALAEALKSGQVAGAAFDVFSEEPATSNVLFGLPNVICTPHLGASTTEAQENVALQVAEQMSDYLLNGAITNAVNFPSITAEEAPKLKPFIELAEKLGSFAGQLTETGITKVTITYEGEVAEMKIKALTSAVLSGLLRPMLGDINVVSAPVIAKERGMVVDEVVRAAESDYESLITLTVTTEQQERSVSGTVYADGKPRLVDIKGIRVDAEFGKSMIYVTNEDKPGFIGKFASLLGDAKINIATFNLGRHSQGGDAIALVEIDGPAPADVIAKVQALPQVKQAKALAF; the protein is encoded by the coding sequence ATGACCGCACCCAAAGTCCTCATCTCCGACGCGCTGTCGGAAGCCGCCGTGCAGATCTTCAAGGATCGCGGCATCGACGTCGATTTCCAGCCGGCTCTCGGCAAGGACAAAGACAAGCTCGCCGAGATCATCGGCAATTACGACGGCCTGGCGATCCGCTCGGCCACCAAGGCGACCGCGAAGATCCTCGAAAAGGCGACCCGGCTGAAGGTGATCGGACGCGCCGGCATCGGCGTCGACAATGTCGAGATCCCGGCCGCGACCGCCAAGGGCGTGATCGTGATGAACACCCCGTTCGGCAATTCGATCACCACCGCCGAGCACGCCATCACCATGATGTTGGCGCTGGCCCGCGAGATCCCCGCCGCCGACGCCTCGACCCAGGCCGGCAAGTGGGAGAAGAACCGCTTCATGGGCGTCGAGATCACCGCCAAGACGCTCGGCGTGATCGGTTGCGGCAACATCGGCTCGATCGCCGCCGACCGCGCGCTCGGCCTGAAGATGAAGGTGATCGCGTTCGATCCGTTCCTGTCGCCGGAGCGCGCCAAGGACATCGGCGTCGAGAAGGTCGAGCTCGAAGAGCTGTTCAAGCGCGCCGATTTCATCACGCTGCACACCCCGCTCACCGACAAGACCAAGAACATCATCGACGCCGCCGCCATCGCCAAGATGAAGAAGGGCGTCCGCATCATCAATTGCGCCCGCGGCGGTCTGGTCGACGAGCAGGCGCTCGCCGAGGCACTGAAGTCCGGCCAGGTCGCCGGCGCCGCCTTCGACGTGTTCTCCGAAGAGCCGGCGACCAGCAACGTGCTGTTCGGCCTGCCCAACGTGATCTGCACCCCGCATCTCGGCGCCTCGACCACCGAAGCGCAGGAGAACGTCGCGCTGCAGGTCGCCGAACAGATGAGCGACTATCTGCTCAACGGCGCGATCACCAACGCCGTCAACTTCCCGTCGATCACCGCCGAGGAAGCGCCGAAGCTGAAGCCGTTCATCGAACTGGCCGAAAAGCTCGGCTCGTTCGCCGGCCAATTGACCGAAACCGGCATCACCAAGGTCACCATCACCTACGAGGGTGAGGTCGCCGAGATGAAGATCAAGGCGCTGACCTCGGCGGTGCTGAGCGGCCTGCTGCGGCCGATGCTGGGCGACATCAACGTCGTCTCCGCGCCGGTGATCGCCAAGGAGCGCGGCATGGTGGTGGACGAAGTCGTCCGCGCCGCCGAGAGCGACTATGAGAGCCTGATCACCCTGACCGTCACCACCGAACAGCAGGAGCGCTCGGTGTCCGGCACCGTCTATGCCGACGGCAAGCCGCGGCTGGTCGACATCAAGGGCATCCGGGTCGACGCCGAGTTCGGCAAGTCGATGATCTACGTCACCAACGAGGACAAGCCGGGCTTCATCGGCAAGTTCGCGAGCCTCTTGGGCGACGCCAAGATCAACATCGCCACCTTCAACCTCGGCCGCCACAGCCAGGGCGGCGACGCCATCGCGCTGGTCGAGATCGACGGACCGGCCCCGGCCGACGTCATCGCCAAGGTGCAGGCGCTGCCGCAGGTGAAGCAGGCGAAGGCGCTGGCGTTCTGA
- a CDS encoding PAS domain-containing protein: protein MARPPIKPTGIECPFDEDELIVSKTNLKGHITYANDVFMRLSKYPRDQVIGAPHSMIRHPDMPRTIFKLLWDTIQEKKEIFAYVVNMARDGDHYWVFAHVTPTLDAQHNVIGFHSNRRKPDRAQLAKIEPLYAQLREEENRHRNAKDGMMSGYAMLTDMLKKQGVGYDEFIFAV from the coding sequence ATGGCCAGACCGCCGATCAAGCCGACGGGCATCGAATGCCCGTTCGACGAAGACGAATTGATCGTCTCGAAGACCAACCTCAAGGGTCACATCACCTACGCCAACGACGTCTTCATGCGGTTGTCGAAATATCCACGCGACCAGGTGATCGGCGCGCCGCACAGCATGATCCGTCACCCCGACATGCCGCGCACGATCTTCAAGCTGCTGTGGGACACCATCCAGGAGAAGAAGGAGATCTTCGCCTATGTGGTGAACATGGCGCGCGACGGCGATCACTACTGGGTGTTCGCGCACGTCACGCCGACGCTGGACGCCCAGCACAACGTCATCGGCTTTCACTCCAACCGCCGCAAGCCGGACCGCGCCCAGCTCGCCAAGATCGAGCCGCTCTACGCGCAATTGCGCGAGGAGGAAAATCGCCACCGCAATGCCAAGGACGGCATGATGAGCGGTTATGCAATGCTGACGGACATGCTGAAGAAGCAGGGTGTGGGATATGACGAATTCATCTTCGCTGTCTAA
- a CDS encoding methyl-accepting chemotaxis protein: MTNSSSLSKATLVLIGAIVLTVALGGLRFFDGSLGPLWEALGTALVLGLMGVALWLTSRATASVREVATVCESAKHGDLEVRVMGRRDGGEIGRAQAGINDALDIIDAFVREASASMDYVSHGKTFRKVLTRGLPGSFRTASITINNASDLLDKKVQEVAREAQCFAAGMDNVAGMLATASSGLRADAGAMSTAAEETSRQSVGVASGAEEASANVQAVASAAEQLTASIAEISRQIQMSSTSTQQAVEESAQTTLKIKNLADAAQRIGDVVKLITAVAAQTNLLALNATIEAARAGESGKGFAVVASEVKALASQTAKATEEITASIAEMQAITDQSVEAVDAISRRIGEINTIAGTIAAAVEQQGAATREIAGNVQQASAGTASVSSNVIGISHAAADTGEIAVRVNGVSGEISGQVDKLRAEVERFLAKVA, encoded by the coding sequence ATGACGAATTCATCTTCGCTGTCTAAGGCGACGCTGGTTCTGATCGGCGCGATCGTCCTGACGGTCGCGCTCGGCGGCTTGCGATTCTTCGACGGTTCGCTCGGGCCGTTGTGGGAAGCGCTCGGAACCGCGCTCGTCCTCGGCCTGATGGGCGTTGCCCTGTGGCTGACCAGCCGCGCGACGGCTTCGGTTCGCGAGGTCGCGACGGTGTGCGAGAGCGCCAAGCACGGCGATCTGGAGGTCCGTGTGATGGGCCGGCGCGACGGCGGCGAAATCGGCCGGGCGCAGGCCGGCATCAACGACGCGCTCGACATCATCGACGCGTTCGTGCGCGAGGCCTCGGCGTCGATGGACTATGTCAGTCACGGCAAGACGTTCCGAAAGGTGCTGACCCGCGGATTGCCGGGCTCGTTCAGGACCGCCTCGATCACCATCAACAACGCTTCCGACCTGCTGGACAAGAAGGTCCAGGAAGTCGCGCGGGAAGCGCAGTGCTTCGCAGCCGGCATGGACAACGTCGCCGGCATGCTGGCGACCGCTTCCAGCGGCCTGAGAGCCGATGCCGGTGCGATGTCGACCGCGGCGGAGGAGACCAGCCGGCAGTCGGTCGGTGTCGCCTCCGGTGCGGAAGAGGCGTCCGCGAACGTGCAGGCGGTGGCGAGTGCGGCGGAGCAATTGACCGCATCGATCGCCGAGATCTCCCGGCAAATCCAGATGTCGAGTACCAGCACGCAGCAGGCCGTCGAAGAGTCGGCGCAGACCACGCTCAAGATCAAGAATCTGGCGGACGCGGCGCAGCGGATCGGCGACGTGGTCAAGCTGATCACCGCGGTCGCTGCGCAGACCAACCTGCTGGCGCTGAACGCGACCATCGAGGCGGCGCGCGCCGGCGAATCCGGCAAGGGCTTCGCCGTGGTCGCCTCCGAAGTGAAGGCGCTCGCCAGCCAGACCGCGAAAGCGACCGAGGAGATCACCGCCAGCATCGCGGAGATGCAGGCGATCACCGATCAATCGGTCGAGGCGGTGGATGCGATCAGCCGGCGGATCGGCGAGATCAACACGATCGCCGGCACCATCGCCGCGGCGGTGGAGCAGCAGGGCGCCGCCACCCGGGAGATCGCCGGCAATGTGCAGCAGGCGTCGGCGGGCACCGCGTCGGTGTCGTCCAATGTGATCGGCATCAGTCACGCCGCTGCGGACACCGGCGAGATCGCGGTCCGGGTCAACGGCGTCTCGGGCGAGATCTCCGGTCAGGTGGACAAACTGCGCGCAGAGGTCGAGCGATTCCTCGCCAAGGTCGCCTGA
- a CDS encoding methyl-accepting chemotaxis protein, giving the protein MQLSNLRITPKLGILVAVAMLGLLAAGAFAASILQREMQNDRFEQTKALVETALNMAIGLQKQVEAGKMTKDQAIAEFQQRAQAMTYDGANGYFFAYKMDGTTMLMADPKMIGTNRLDIETSGRKIVRELRDGVAAKGNVTLVYEFKKPGGDELLSKVSYAAAIPGWDMFVGTGVYLQDINAKLRPIMMWLGAAILGIGAIASLVAWLISRSITRPLGALGARMQSLAEGRLEAPIPGVERGDEVGEMAKTVQVFQDNAIRIRGLEQQEQEAQQRAAAERRTLMENIADDFERSVNGVVRSVADATKEMQATARSMTTTASDASSRAGAVGAASDASAGMVGTVASASEQLSASVHEISRQVQQSREIAGKAVSDAEHTNETVMQLSVSAEKIGEVVQLIHSIASQTNLLALNATIEAARAGESGRGFAVVASEVKALASQTAKATEEISAQVSAMQSSTANAVQSISGITSTIGQMSEITMAISSAVEQQGAATRDIARNIQSVAAGSSEISGHISGVSDAASATGEAASQVLAHAGELDDQSDALQSAVEDFLQKVRAA; this is encoded by the coding sequence GTGCAATTGAGCAATCTTCGCATCACGCCAAAGCTGGGCATTCTCGTCGCTGTCGCGATGCTCGGGCTGCTCGCCGCCGGTGCCTTCGCGGCCTCCATTCTTCAGCGCGAGATGCAGAACGACCGGTTCGAGCAGACCAAGGCCCTGGTCGAGACCGCGCTCAACATGGCGATCGGGCTGCAGAAGCAGGTCGAGGCCGGCAAGATGACGAAGGATCAGGCGATCGCCGAATTCCAGCAGCGCGCCCAGGCGATGACCTATGACGGCGCCAATGGTTACTTCTTCGCCTACAAGATGGACGGCACCACGATGCTGATGGCCGATCCCAAGATGATCGGCACCAACCGGCTCGACATCGAGACCTCCGGCCGCAAGATCGTCCGCGAACTGCGCGACGGCGTCGCCGCCAAGGGCAACGTCACGCTGGTCTACGAATTCAAGAAGCCGGGCGGCGACGAACTGCTCAGCAAAGTGTCGTATGCGGCCGCCATTCCCGGCTGGGACATGTTCGTCGGCACCGGCGTCTATCTCCAGGACATCAACGCCAAGCTGAGACCGATCATGATGTGGCTCGGCGCCGCCATTCTCGGCATCGGCGCGATCGCGTCTCTGGTCGCCTGGTTGATCAGCCGCAGCATCACCAGACCGCTCGGCGCACTCGGCGCGCGCATGCAATCGCTCGCCGAAGGCCGGCTCGAGGCGCCGATCCCCGGCGTCGAGCGTGGCGACGAGGTCGGCGAGATGGCCAAGACGGTGCAGGTGTTTCAGGACAACGCCATCCGCATCCGCGGCCTCGAACAGCAGGAACAGGAAGCGCAACAGCGCGCCGCCGCCGAGCGACGGACGCTGATGGAGAACATCGCTGACGATTTCGAACGCAGCGTCAACGGCGTGGTGCGCAGCGTCGCCGACGCGACCAAGGAAATGCAGGCGACGGCACGATCGATGACGACGACGGCATCCGATGCGAGTTCGCGCGCCGGGGCTGTCGGTGCCGCGTCGGACGCTTCCGCCGGGATGGTCGGCACCGTCGCCTCGGCGTCCGAACAGCTCTCCGCATCGGTGCACGAGATTTCCCGGCAGGTGCAGCAGTCGCGCGAGATCGCCGGCAAGGCGGTCAGCGACGCCGAGCACACCAACGAGACGGTGATGCAGCTCTCGGTCAGCGCCGAGAAGATCGGCGAAGTCGTGCAGCTGATCCATTCGATCGCGTCGCAGACCAATCTGCTGGCGCTCAACGCCACCATCGAGGCGGCGCGCGCCGGCGAATCCGGCCGGGGCTTCGCCGTCGTGGCGTCCGAAGTGAAGGCGCTGGCGAGCCAGACCGCGAAGGCCACCGAGGAGATTTCGGCGCAGGTGTCGGCGATGCAGTCGTCGACCGCCAACGCGGTGCAGTCGATCAGCGGCATCACCTCCACCATCGGTCAGATGAGCGAGATCACCATGGCGATCTCGAGCGCCGTCGAGCAGCAGGGTGCGGCGACGCGCGACATCGCCCGCAACATCCAGTCGGTCGCGGCGGGGTCGAGCGAGATCAGCGGTCATATCAGCGGCGTCAGCGACGCGGCATCCGCGACCGGCGAAGCCGCGTCGCAGGTGCTCGCCCATGCGGGCGAACTGGACGACCAGTCCGATGCGCTGCAATCGGCGGTCGAAGACTTCCTGCAGAAGGTCCGCGCGGCCTGA
- a CDS encoding esterase-like activity of phytase family protein, translated as MRKLLLGSVAILALASSAALAQSEGEFPATLAGHAVLPAESFIDAPADAPTDLKNAGKYTTGKRVDAVGTVMGKSKERPTGVSLPFKGQPLQGHSGIKTMPDGSFWVLTDNGFGSRYNSADAMLFLSHLKMDWAGNKVDRVATVFLHDPDKKVPFRIVHENTDKRYLTGADLDTEGFQIIGDRIWIGEEFGPYLIETDMTGKVLGVHETTADGKPVKSPDHWSVQSPGAPGASYNAAVNLKRSKGYEGFAASKDGKYLYGLLEGPLWDAEKKDWEKVDGKEAARILEFDVAQKKFTGRSWKYVFEQNGHAIGDFNMIDATHGLIIERDDGEGTPDKACAAGTRGTDCFPDLPKFKRIVKIELTDASAGMPVRKVGYIDLLKIRDPDKKAKKPLTDGALAFPFFTIENVDKVDDRHIIVGNDNNLPFSSSRDPNKADDNEFVLLEVADFLKAK; from the coding sequence ATGCGAAAACTGCTGCTTGGTTCCGTGGCGATTCTGGCGCTGGCGTCGTCTGCCGCGCTGGCGCAATCCGAAGGCGAATTCCCGGCGACCCTCGCCGGCCACGCCGTGCTGCCGGCGGAATCCTTCATCGACGCGCCGGCGGATGCGCCCACCGATCTCAAGAACGCCGGCAAGTACACCACCGGCAAGCGGGTCGACGCCGTCGGCACCGTGATGGGCAAATCCAAGGAGCGCCCGACCGGCGTGTCGCTGCCGTTCAAGGGCCAGCCGCTGCAGGGCCATTCCGGCATCAAGACCATGCCCGATGGCAGCTTCTGGGTGCTGACCGACAACGGCTTCGGCTCGCGCTACAATTCGGCCGACGCCATGCTGTTTCTCAGCCACCTCAAGATGGACTGGGCCGGCAACAAGGTCGACCGCGTCGCCACCGTGTTCCTGCACGACCCCGACAAGAAGGTGCCGTTCCGCATCGTTCACGAGAACACCGACAAGCGCTATCTGACCGGCGCCGATCTCGACACCGAAGGCTTCCAGATCATCGGCGACCGCATCTGGATCGGCGAGGAATTCGGCCCCTACCTGATCGAAACCGACATGACCGGCAAGGTGCTCGGCGTCCACGAGACCACCGCCGACGGCAAGCCGGTGAAGTCGCCCGATCATTGGTCGGTGCAGTCGCCCGGCGCGCCCGGCGCCAGCTACAACGCCGCCGTCAACCTGAAGCGCTCCAAGGGCTACGAGGGCTTCGCCGCGTCGAAGGACGGCAAATATCTCTACGGCCTGCTCGAAGGCCCGCTGTGGGACGCCGAGAAGAAGGACTGGGAGAAGGTCGACGGCAAGGAAGCCGCGCGGATTCTCGAATTCGACGTCGCGCAGAAGAAGTTCACCGGCCGCTCCTGGAAATACGTCTTCGAGCAGAACGGCCACGCCATCGGCGACTTCAACATGATCGACGCCACCCACGGCCTGATCATCGAGCGCGACGACGGCGAAGGCACGCCCGACAAGGCCTGCGCCGCCGGCACCCGCGGCACCGACTGCTTCCCGGACCTGCCGAAATTCAAGCGGATCGTGAAGATCGAGCTGACCGACGCCAGCGCCGGCATGCCGGTGCGCAAGGTCGGCTATATCGACCTGCTGAAGATCCGCGATCCGGACAAGAAGGCGAAGAAGCCGCTGACCGACGGCGCGCTGGCGTTCCCGTTCTTCACCATCGAGAACGTCGACAAGGTCGACGACCGCCACATCATCGTCGGCAACGACAACAACCTGCCGTTCTCGTCGAGCCGCGATCCCAACAAGGCCGACGACAACGAATTCGTGCTGCTCGAAGTCGCCGATTTCCTGAAGGCGAAGTAA
- a CDS encoding outer membrane protein, with amino-acid sequence MRRVLIAAIAMTAAAHGAQAADMPEFGALRGAMVDTPRGVVDWQGFYVGGQAGYGASDMDFTNSTQGAVANLLTNTVIENTMGVSSWPVLGKSSSRGQGWGGFVGYNAQWDDVVLGIEANYMHGSFGGSTSGYMGRIFSTGGVTYDVDYNSAASIKVNDVGSARLRAGWVIGSFLPYAFGGVALGQADIIRTATISGTQGGAAFTPLTSSQIQNSHFIYGYSAGLGVDMMLYRGLFMRAEWEYQKFAAPINTSVSTVRAGVGYKF; translated from the coding sequence ATGCGTCGAGTTCTGATTGCGGCGATTGCGATGACGGCGGCGGCGCACGGCGCACAGGCGGCCGACATGCCGGAGTTCGGCGCGCTCCGCGGCGCGATGGTCGATACGCCCCGCGGCGTGGTCGACTGGCAGGGCTTCTATGTCGGCGGACAGGCCGGCTACGGCGCCTCCGACATGGACTTCACCAATTCGACCCAGGGAGCCGTGGCGAACCTGCTGACCAACACGGTGATCGAAAACACCATGGGCGTCTCGAGCTGGCCGGTGCTCGGCAAGTCGTCGTCGCGCGGCCAGGGTTGGGGCGGCTTCGTCGGCTACAACGCGCAGTGGGACGACGTCGTGCTCGGCATCGAAGCCAACTACATGCACGGAAGCTTCGGCGGCTCCACCTCCGGATACATGGGGCGGATCTTCTCGACCGGCGGCGTGACCTACGACGTCGACTACAACTCCGCGGCCTCGATCAAGGTCAACGACGTCGGCTCGGCCCGGCTGCGCGCCGGCTGGGTGATCGGCAGCTTCCTGCCTTATGCGTTCGGCGGCGTCGCGCTCGGCCAGGCCGACATCATCCGCACCGCGACCATCTCGGGGACCCAGGGTGGGGCCGCTTTCACGCCGCTCACTTCGAGCCAGATTCAGAACAGCCACTTCATCTACGGCTATTCGGCCGGCCTCGGCGTCGACATGATGCTGTATCGCGGCCTGTTCATGCGCGCGGAGTGGGAGTACCAGAAGTTCGCCGCGCCGATCAACACGTCGGTCTCCACCGTTCGCGCCGGCGTCGGCTACAAGTTCTGA
- a CDS encoding phosphoserine transaminase, whose product MTVAKPALRPTTPNFSSGPCAKRPGWTPENLKDAPLGRSHRAKVGKAKLKLAIDLTREVLEVPADYKIGIVPASDTGAVEMALWSLLGPRPVTTIAWESFGDGWVSDVTKELKLKDVTKLKAGYGEIPDLTKVDCNTDIVFTWNGTTSGVRVPNADWIAADREGLTICDATSAAFAQALDWAKLDVVTFSWQKALGGEAAHGMLILSPRAVARLESYTPAWPLPKIFRLTKGGKLNEGIFEGETINTPSMLCVEDYIDALNWAKSVGGLKGLIGRADANTKAITDWQAKTPWVDFLAADPAIRSNTSVCLKVVDPAITALSPEAQADFAKKLVAVVEKEGAGYDLGAYRDAPPGLRIWCGATVETADVATLTQWLDYAFETTKAGLTQAA is encoded by the coding sequence ATGACTGTTGCGAAGCCCGCATTGCGGCCCACCACGCCTAATTTCTCCTCCGGCCCCTGCGCCAAGCGCCCCGGATGGACCCCCGAAAATCTCAAGGACGCCCCGCTCGGCCGCTCGCATCGCGCGAAGGTCGGCAAGGCCAAGCTCAAGCTCGCGATCGATCTGACCCGCGAAGTGCTCGAAGTGCCGGCGGACTACAAGATCGGCATCGTGCCGGCGTCCGACACCGGCGCCGTCGAGATGGCGTTGTGGTCGCTGCTCGGCCCGCGTCCCGTCACCACCATCGCCTGGGAATCGTTCGGCGACGGCTGGGTCTCCGACGTCACCAAGGAGCTCAAGCTCAAGGACGTCACCAAGCTCAAGGCGGGCTACGGCGAAATTCCCGACCTCACCAAGGTCGATTGCAACACCGATATCGTCTTCACCTGGAACGGCACCACCTCCGGCGTCCGCGTCCCGAATGCCGACTGGATCGCCGCCGACCGTGAAGGCCTGACGATCTGCGACGCCACCTCGGCCGCGTTCGCGCAAGCCCTGGACTGGGCCAAGCTCGATGTCGTCACCTTCTCCTGGCAGAAGGCGCTCGGCGGCGAGGCCGCGCACGGCATGCTGATCCTGTCGCCGCGCGCCGTGGCGCGTCTGGAGAGCTACACGCCGGCCTGGCCGCTGCCGAAGATCTTCCGCCTCACCAAGGGCGGCAAGCTCAACGAAGGCATCTTCGAAGGTGAGACCATCAACACCCCGTCGATGCTGTGCGTCGAGGACTACATCGACGCGCTGAACTGGGCGAAGTCGGTGGGTGGATTGAAGGGCCTGATCGGCCGCGCCGACGCCAACACCAAGGCGATCACCGACTGGCAGGCGAAGACCCCGTGGGTCGACTTCCTCGCTGCCGATCCGGCGATCCGCTCCAACACTTCGGTCTGCCTCAAGGTCGTCGATCCCGCGATCACCGCTCTGTCGCCAGAGGCCCAGGCGGACTTCGCCAAGAAGCTGGTCGCAGTCGTCGAGAAAGAAGGCGCCGGTTACGATCTCGGCGCCTACCGTGATGCGCCCCCCGGCCTGCGCATCTGGTGCGGCGCCACGGTGGAAACCGCCGACGTCGCGACGCTGACGCAGTGGCTCGACTACGCGTTCGAGACCACCAAGGCCGGTCTGACTCAGGCGGCGTAG